Genomic DNA from Thermogemmatispora onikobensis:
TGATGGATCTCGCTTCTGTCTACGGAGTGCGTGCATGCCAAGTATTCGTGAGGTAGCCGAGCGGGCCGGTGTCTCGCTCGGGACCGTCTCTAACGTCTTGAATCATCCCGAGCTGGTAGCAGAAGAGACAAGGCAGCGTGTGCAGCGCATCATTGACGAGCTGGGCTTTGTGCGCAATGGCTCGGCGCGCCAGCTCCGCGCCGGGCGCAGCCTCTATATCGGCCTGGTTGTGCTCGACGTGGCGAATCCCTTCTTTACCGAAGTGGCGCGCGGCGTCGAAGATGCAGCCAGCGAGGCTGGCTACGTCGTCATTCTCTGCAATTCAGACGATTCGTTCGAGCGCGAGGCCCATTATTTGCGTGTGCTGGAAGAGCAGCGCGCGCACGGGGTGCTGATCACCCCTGTGCTCGATGACCCTACCCACCTCTATCGCCTGCGCAAGCGCGGCATCTCTGTGGTCCTGCTGGACCGCCCCAGTCGGCAGCCCGATCTGTGCTCGGTGGCCGTCGACGATGTACATGGGGGCGAGCTGGCGGCAGAGCATCTGCTGGCCCAGGGACACGAGCGTATCGCCTTTGTGAACGGTCCGCAGTCGATTCGCCAATGTGCTGACCGCCTGGAGGGTGTACAGCGGGCGGTGCGTGCGGCGGGTGCTGATCCGGCCCAGGTGATCTTAGAAGTGGCACGGCCCTTCCTGAATGCCCGCGAGGGAGAGCGCGCCGTCGAGCAGATTCTGAGTGTGAGCGAGGCCGAGCGCCCAACAGCGATTTTCTGCGCTAACGATCTGCTGGCCCTGGGAGTCATGCGCGGCCTCACCAGGCGCGGCTTTGCGATCCCGCGCGACTTTGCGCTCGTCGGCTACGACGATGTTGATTTTGCCGGCATGCTCTCGACGCCACTGACCTCGGTGCGCCAGCCCAAGTATCAGCTTGGCCGCAGCGCTGCCGAACTGCTCCTGGATGAGGCCGATCATCCCTCGACCCACGAGCACCGCCAACTTACTTACCAGCCCGAGCTGATCGTGCGCGAATCTAGCAGCTACCGTCGTCCGCAGGGTTCCTATTTCACGCGCCCGCCTGTCTCTCCCACCTCCCCCTGAGCGCCTGTCTGTCTGCCTGCCGCTGCCTCTGCTTCGCCTCGTTCTCTGCTCGCTGCTTACCTCCCCTGTCTACGTTTCTCCCTCTTAACGTCGCCTGGTGGCCAGTTTCGCCAGGCGCTCGCCTGCTTGCAGTAAGGTCTCGTCGTTCTTGCAGAAGGAGAAGCGTAGATAGTTGCTCCCGATGTGGGCGTGTTCTGGACAATAGAAGGTTTCAGGAGGAATACCAGCGACGCCGATCTCGTTGATGAGATAGCGCGCG
This window encodes:
- a CDS encoding LacI family DNA-binding transcriptional regulator, whose amino-acid sequence is MPSIREVAERAGVSLGTVSNVLNHPELVAEETRQRVQRIIDELGFVRNGSARQLRAGRSLYIGLVVLDVANPFFTEVARGVEDAASEAGYVVILCNSDDSFEREAHYLRVLEEQRAHGVLITPVLDDPTHLYRLRKRGISVVLLDRPSRQPDLCSVAVDDVHGGELAAEHLLAQGHERIAFVNGPQSIRQCADRLEGVQRAVRAAGADPAQVILEVARPFLNAREGERAVEQILSVSEAERPTAIFCANDLLALGVMRGLTRRGFAIPRDFALVGYDDVDFAGMLSTPLTSVRQPKYQLGRSAAELLLDEADHPSTHEHRQLTYQPELIVRESSSYRRPQGSYFTRPPVSPTSP